A region from the Pseudomonas sp. KU26590 genome encodes:
- a CDS encoding putative adenosine monophosphate-protein transferase Fic — translation MVDKYGVGQDPYCPPGSTVLRNRLDLTDANTLAQAERDLSEVAAEAIDFSPPPYDLPYLQAIHRQLFADLYDWAGELRTVDISKDQTHFCVTHRIEPEANKLFKVLADANWFQELDRGRLIAASAELFGDLNVIHPFREGNGRAQRILFEHIIVNAGFEISWWPVEAEEWIRANVDAVGCDYEGMVRVFERCVGGAIAIDCKET, via the coding sequence ATGGTCGACAAATACGGCGTCGGACAAGACCCCTACTGTCCGCCCGGCAGCACCGTGCTGCGCAACCGCCTCGACCTCACCGACGCAAACACTTTGGCGCAAGCCGAGCGCGACCTGTCCGAAGTCGCCGCCGAAGCCATCGACTTCTCCCCTCCTCCGTATGACCTGCCCTACCTGCAAGCCATCCACCGCCAGCTGTTCGCCGATCTCTATGACTGGGCGGGCGAACTGCGCACCGTCGACATCTCCAAAGACCAGACCCACTTCTGCGTGACCCACCGCATCGAGCCCGAGGCCAACAAGCTGTTCAAGGTATTGGCCGACGCGAACTGGTTTCAGGAGCTGGATCGCGGGCGCTTGATTGCGGCCAGTGCGGAGCTGTTTGGGGATCTGAACGTGATCCATCCGTTTCGCGAAGGGAATGGGCGTGCCCAGCGGATTCTGTTTGAGCACATCATTGTGAATGCGGGGTTTGAGATCAGTTGGTGGCCGGTGGAGGCGGAGGAATGGATACGGGCGAATGTGGATGCGGTGGGGTGTGATTATGAGGGGATGGTGCGGGTTTTTGAGCGGTGTGTTGGGGGGGCGATTGCAATTGACTGCAAGGAAACTTGA
- a CDS encoding Z1 domain-containing protein has protein sequence MTTPQIDIFEKQIREKLPTHESPATAAEAIKREASVFGITFSADMDQNLSIALTRVVASLGSVEVLRHSSLIKPREEWYTGPSAHDVHWPALEGYLTNVKGWDKDAVKSINKSSSEVVSLLANPSATKFRHRGLVVGYVQSGKTANMTAVIAKAVDAGYNLIVLLAGVTNKLRSQTQSRIESDVVKRHSHLWQLWTEINDEGDFVIPPNRHFALPVPGRAQLVVMKKVASRLQAFRRTIIDDKGRSTSTNVLAQLKVLIIDDECDQASVNSSNNDEDMTRINEEIRKIIRALPAVSYVGYTATPFANVFIDPYPRSKDELDDLYPEDFITALPRSDNYFGAREVFGFDPKDADNESTDEAGRDMIRTIPVEKLDTLRPARASDKNFRPKMTEELEEAILWFLISCCIRRTRGQGHEHMSMLIHTSPLISQHEGMDAVICGWLKTHSTDLANGTGYVSEKLDAIFSRETSAVSFGGEASLPTLQQLLPHLQQTLAALEVAIENGVSEKRLDYSKGPKTYVVIGGAVLARGLTIEGLCVSFFLRTSVQYDTLLQMGRWFGYRKGYEDLPRLWTTAELISSFRALARIEEEIRDDIARYSEYKTTPAEFAVKVRAIPGMAITSAAKMRHAFRTSISFEGRHVQTIRFDHQSERVASVNWSAASGLVDDIGADNIKDLGNRKLAQGIPLTLVRKFLKIYEICDQHMDLKREMLLAYIDKAEQQLQTWNVGFITPGSSLSRKPLGQLGPISTNRRAQLKASEKSYADIKALMSKNDVLIDVSSPASDGADDSWASFKSRRPAIPLLLLYAIDQESPPMPSTKNREKLDATDDLIGIGIVFPGAKDYAGAYYAVELDVPSEEKIDESLEEVFAAEEAQAADA, from the coding sequence ATGACGACCCCACAGATTGATATCTTCGAGAAGCAGATCCGCGAAAAACTTCCGACGCATGAAAGCCCCGCTACGGCTGCAGAAGCCATCAAACGAGAAGCTTCTGTTTTTGGCATCACGTTTTCCGCCGACATGGATCAAAACCTATCGATCGCACTTACGCGTGTCGTTGCGTCGTTGGGGAGTGTCGAGGTATTACGTCATTCTTCTCTCATCAAGCCCAGAGAGGAGTGGTACACAGGGCCAAGTGCCCACGACGTACACTGGCCAGCTCTCGAAGGCTACTTGACCAACGTCAAGGGTTGGGACAAGGACGCTGTGAAATCGATAAACAAAAGCTCGTCGGAAGTGGTCTCGCTATTGGCAAATCCGTCCGCGACCAAATTCCGTCATCGCGGCCTTGTCGTGGGTTACGTGCAGTCAGGCAAAACGGCCAACATGACTGCCGTCATCGCCAAGGCTGTGGATGCAGGCTACAACCTCATCGTTCTTCTCGCAGGTGTCACCAATAAGCTCAGGTCACAGACGCAGAGCCGAATCGAAAGTGACGTCGTGAAGCGCCACAGTCACCTATGGCAGCTGTGGACGGAGATTAATGATGAAGGTGACTTCGTGATTCCGCCTAACCGGCACTTCGCGTTGCCTGTGCCCGGTCGCGCTCAGCTGGTCGTAATGAAAAAAGTTGCCTCACGGCTGCAAGCGTTTCGCCGAACGATCATCGACGACAAGGGGCGTAGTACGTCGACGAATGTCTTGGCGCAACTCAAGGTACTCATCATCGATGATGAGTGCGATCAGGCCTCAGTGAACTCCTCGAACAATGACGAGGACATGACTCGAATCAACGAAGAGATTCGGAAAATCATCCGGGCTCTTCCTGCGGTCTCTTACGTTGGTTACACCGCTACACCGTTCGCCAACGTCTTTATCGACCCGTATCCGCGCAGCAAGGATGAACTAGACGATCTTTACCCTGAAGATTTCATAACTGCGTTACCTCGCTCCGACAATTATTTTGGTGCGAGGGAGGTATTCGGCTTCGATCCGAAGGACGCTGACAACGAAAGTACAGATGAAGCCGGTCGGGACATGATACGGACCATCCCGGTCGAGAAGCTGGATACGTTGCGCCCCGCTCGCGCAAGCGATAAAAACTTCAGACCTAAGATGACAGAGGAATTGGAGGAAGCCATCCTTTGGTTTCTCATATCGTGTTGCATACGTCGAACTCGGGGCCAGGGACACGAACATATGTCGATGCTCATCCACACCTCGCCGCTTATTTCTCAGCACGAGGGTATGGATGCGGTAATCTGTGGATGGCTGAAGACGCATAGTACCGATCTGGCTAACGGTACCGGATATGTTTCTGAGAAATTGGATGCGATTTTTAGTCGTGAAACTTCTGCGGTCTCGTTTGGAGGCGAAGCAAGCCTTCCCACGTTGCAACAGCTTTTGCCGCATCTCCAGCAGACGCTTGCAGCGTTGGAAGTTGCAATCGAAAACGGGGTCAGCGAGAAGCGGCTGGACTACTCGAAGGGCCCGAAAACTTATGTAGTGATCGGCGGGGCGGTGCTCGCTCGCGGGCTGACGATCGAGGGGCTCTGCGTCTCCTTTTTCCTCCGCACTTCGGTGCAGTACGACACCCTTCTGCAGATGGGACGCTGGTTCGGCTACCGCAAAGGTTACGAAGATCTTCCCCGTCTCTGGACAACGGCTGAGCTGATTTCAAGCTTCAGGGCGCTTGCGCGCATTGAGGAGGAAATCCGCGACGACATAGCGCGATATAGTGAATACAAGACCACTCCTGCGGAATTCGCAGTGAAGGTACGGGCGATTCCCGGGATGGCAATTACTTCGGCGGCGAAAATGCGCCACGCCTTTCGTACCAGCATCAGTTTTGAAGGGCGTCACGTGCAGACCATTCGCTTTGATCACCAAAGTGAACGAGTGGCCAGTGTTAACTGGTCGGCTGCGAGCGGGCTCGTGGATGATATTGGCGCTGACAACATCAAGGATTTGGGAAATCGAAAACTCGCACAAGGCATACCTCTGACGCTGGTCAGAAAGTTTTTGAAGATCTACGAGATCTGCGACCAGCATATGGATCTGAAAAGAGAAATGCTGCTTGCTTATATCGACAAGGCAGAGCAACAGCTGCAAACCTGGAACGTTGGTTTTATCACACCCGGATCCAGTCTCTCTCGCAAGCCGCTGGGACAGTTGGGTCCAATCTCTACCAACCGCCGCGCGCAGTTGAAGGCTTCGGAGAAAAGCTATGCAGACATCAAGGCCTTGATGTCTAAGAACGATGTTCTCATTGATGTCTCAAGTCCAGCAAGCGACGGAGCTGATGACTCATGGGCATCCTTCAAAAGTCGAAGACCCGCCATACCATTGTTACTGCTGTATGCAATTGATCAAGAGTCTCCGCCAATGCCGAGTACGAAGAATCGCGAAAAGCTGGATGCCACCGACGACCTAATCGGAATCGGTATCGTGTTTCCCGGTGCCAAGGATTACGCTGGCGCGTACTACGCGGTGGAGCTGGATGTTCCTTCGGAAGAAAAGATTGATGAATCACTGGAAGAGGTATTTGCAGCGGAAGAGGCGCAGGCTGCCGATGCATAA
- a CDS encoding YhfG family protein, with product MPAASLESKKAYCAKTRRSNYAASLRLEGFESSPADSERRLPSREELLISYRKKQA from the coding sequence ATGCCAGCTGCCTCGCTAGAATCCAAAAAAGCCTACTGCGCCAAAACGCGCCGCTCCAACTACGCCGCCAGCCTGCGTCTGGAAGGTTTCGAGAGTTCGCCCGCCGACTCCGAACGCCGCCTCCCCTCCCGGGAAGAGCTGCTCATCAGCTACCGTAAAAAACAGGCCTGA
- the dcm gene encoding DNA (cytosine-5-)-methyltransferase, whose product MNLFETIPTQEAQQGQPVVLPDPHPAEDMALLQKLLEIYDQGQLAAKLNEMGSPHCRETVNRWVKGKASPRLTHKEFKWLESLLPKKPTAKPTFTFIDLFAGIGGIRKGFESIGGECVFTSEWNEYAVRTYKANHYCDPARHRFNQDIRTVTLSDKPDVSEDEAYVNIDREIPDHDVLLAGFPCQPFSLAGVSKKNSLGRKHGFECETQGTLFFDVARIIAAKRPAAFLLENVKNLKSHDKGNTFRIICEALDELGYEVADVNAPKGADPKVIDAKHFVPQHRERIVLVGFRRDLNVHGGFTLRDIDKLIPKHRPSFGDLLDDEVDSKYILTPKLWDYLYRYAEKHRQKGNGFGFGLTRPNDVARTLSARYHKDGSEILVDRGFIEHLDFHSELNQLNRPRRLTPHECSRLMGFDKPGESKFVIPVSDTQAYRQFGNSVAVPVFEAVARLMKDRVILAKEKSTANQSQMEFSLPL is encoded by the coding sequence ATGAACCTTTTTGAAACCATCCCTACCCAAGAAGCCCAGCAGGGCCAGCCTGTTGTGCTCCCGGATCCCCACCCAGCCGAGGACATGGCACTGCTTCAAAAGCTGCTCGAAATCTACGACCAGGGTCAGCTTGCAGCGAAGCTCAATGAAATGGGTTCTCCCCATTGCCGGGAAACTGTAAATCGGTGGGTCAAAGGTAAGGCATCCCCTCGATTGACTCACAAAGAATTTAAGTGGCTGGAATCGTTGCTGCCCAAGAAGCCGACAGCCAAGCCTACCTTTACTTTCATTGACCTATTCGCAGGCATTGGCGGTATTCGAAAGGGATTTGAGTCCATCGGCGGCGAATGCGTTTTTACCTCTGAGTGGAACGAGTATGCAGTCAGGACTTACAAGGCAAATCACTACTGCGACCCCGCGCGTCATCGATTCAACCAAGACATCAGAACCGTCACTTTGTCGGACAAGCCAGACGTAAGTGAAGACGAGGCGTACGTGAACATTGATCGTGAGATCCCTGATCACGACGTTTTGCTGGCTGGTTTTCCTTGTCAGCCGTTCTCGCTGGCAGGCGTCTCAAAAAAGAATTCTCTTGGGCGTAAGCATGGTTTTGAGTGTGAGACGCAGGGCACCCTGTTTTTCGATGTTGCCAGGATAATTGCCGCTAAACGTCCGGCAGCGTTTTTGCTGGAGAACGTGAAGAATCTGAAGAGCCATGATAAGGGAAATACATTCCGCATTATCTGTGAGGCACTTGATGAGCTGGGCTACGAGGTAGCGGATGTCAACGCACCGAAAGGTGCAGATCCGAAGGTCATCGATGCAAAGCACTTCGTACCGCAGCACCGCGAACGCATTGTTTTGGTTGGCTTTCGCCGCGATCTGAACGTTCACGGCGGCTTCACGCTGCGCGACATCGATAAGCTAATCCCTAAGCATCGTCCGAGTTTTGGGGATCTCTTGGATGATGAGGTTGATAGCAAATACATCCTTACGCCGAAGCTTTGGGACTATCTGTACCGTTACGCTGAAAAACATCGGCAGAAAGGGAACGGCTTCGGGTTCGGCCTTACCCGGCCTAACGATGTCGCAAGGACGCTATCTGCCAGATACCACAAAGACGGGTCCGAAATTTTGGTAGATCGGGGATTTATAGAACATCTCGATTTTCATAGCGAACTCAACCAGCTTAATCGGCCCAGAAGACTCACTCCGCACGAGTGTTCCCGGCTGATGGGATTCGACAAACCTGGCGAGAGCAAGTTTGTAATTCCTGTATCGGATACGCAAGCGTATCGGCAGTTTGGCAATTCCGTAGCAGTTCCGGTTTTCGAGGCAGTGGCGAGATTAATGAAAGACCGAGTTATTCTTGCGAAGGAAAAATCGACGGCGAACCAATCCCAGATGGAATTTTCGCTACCGTTGTAG
- a CDS encoding PD-(D/E)XK motif protein, producing MHNPLQRWTQLRSSEKGDGVVEIPTLDSGIDTGFGVVRYAIGLHGEPRLLVPTSGHHSRGLTCTSKLSVSIVSLTVAGKSVRFIDIMCLDKTLNAVFAELAAAMLRRLESGDSPHTAVASAIHDFRELLRETSGPKIPESAIAGLIGELLVLHELVKIDLGAVEAWSGPLGQRHDFRRGRHALEVKTSGRLDAMQISINGIDQLELPDNGSLVLVHVNIEKAQDGELSVAELAKLLQSCGVKTSTLHERLVAIGCQSPDAPEWNRVAYSDWSIRTYQVGPGFPRITRSGLESKSLPAGVSNLSYAVDLTHATAYALSETEQVDAFKRISK from the coding sequence ATGCATAATCCTCTTCAGCGGTGGACGCAACTTCGCTCCAGTGAGAAGGGCGATGGCGTCGTCGAGATTCCTACGTTGGACTCCGGTATCGACACTGGCTTCGGAGTCGTACGTTATGCTATCGGCCTGCATGGCGAACCCCGTCTATTAGTCCCAACGAGCGGGCACCATTCTAGAGGGCTCACCTGCACCAGCAAACTTTCGGTATCCATCGTCAGTCTTACAGTCGCGGGTAAAAGCGTCCGGTTCATTGACATTATGTGCCTCGATAAAACGCTGAATGCAGTGTTTGCAGAGCTGGCGGCAGCAATGCTCAGACGCTTGGAAAGTGGAGACTCGCCTCACACGGCAGTCGCAAGCGCGATTCATGATTTCCGTGAATTACTGAGGGAGACATCCGGCCCGAAAATTCCTGAAAGCGCCATAGCGGGGCTTATTGGCGAACTGCTGGTGCTTCATGAACTGGTGAAGATAGACCTTGGAGCTGTCGAAGCGTGGTCGGGGCCACTTGGCCAACGCCACGACTTCCGTAGGGGGAGGCACGCGCTGGAAGTGAAGACTTCCGGTCGTTTGGACGCGATGCAGATAAGTATCAACGGCATCGACCAACTGGAGCTGCCGGATAACGGCTCGCTTGTCTTGGTTCATGTCAATATTGAGAAGGCACAGGACGGCGAGTTGTCTGTCGCGGAGCTGGCAAAACTGTTGCAATCCTGCGGGGTGAAGACTTCAACGCTCCATGAGCGCTTGGTTGCAATTGGTTGCCAAAGCCCCGACGCTCCGGAATGGAATCGCGTCGCTTATTCAGACTGGTCCATCAGGACATATCAGGTTGGGCCTGGTTTCCCCCGAATCACCCGTTCGGGACTCGAGTCAAAATCACTCCCGGCCGGCGTGAGCAATCTGTCGTATGCCGTAGACCTGACCCATGCCACCGCATACGCGCTCTCTGAAACAGAGCAGGTGGATGCCTTTAAGAGAATCTCGAAATGA
- a CDS encoding very short patch repair endonuclease, translating to MTDIVDVATRSRMMSGIKGRNTSPEILIRKAMHARGYRFRLHVKGLPGKPDLVLPKFKSVIFVHGCFWHGHSCRYFKIPNTRHEFWIDKITNNQKRDEAQVLELRALGWRVLIIWECAIRFIKKHQTSALVDQVSSWLASGDLHLEIDEKSLMKMLGKS from the coding sequence TTGACTGACATAGTTGACGTTGCAACCCGATCGCGAATGATGTCCGGGATTAAGGGAAGGAATACTTCTCCAGAGATCCTTATCCGCAAAGCCATGCATGCCCGAGGCTATCGATTTCGGCTGCATGTGAAGGGATTGCCTGGCAAGCCGGATTTGGTGTTGCCAAAGTTCAAATCAGTTATTTTTGTTCACGGTTGTTTTTGGCATGGACACAGTTGTCGGTATTTCAAGATCCCAAATACTCGTCATGAGTTTTGGATTGATAAGATCACCAATAATCAAAAGCGTGATGAAGCTCAGGTGTTAGAGCTAAGGGCTCTGGGTTGGCGTGTTCTAATTATTTGGGAATGCGCCATTAGATTCATAAAGAAGCATCAAACATCGGCGTTGGTTGATCAGGTAAGCTCTTGGCTGGCTTCTGGAGATCTACACCTTGAGATCGACGAAAAGTCCCTGATGAAAATGCTAGGGAAGTCCTAG
- a CDS encoding IS5 family transposase, producing MKQMSFADAEYAGKRKQTRRERFLIEMDQVVPWNGLVKLIEPHYPTGEGGRPAYPLMAMLRVHLMQNWFGYSDPAMEESLYETTILRQFAGLHLDRIPDETTILNFRRLLEKHELAGGILQVINGYLGDRGLLLRQGTVVDATIIHAPSSTKNKDGKRDPEMHQTKKGNQYYFGMKSHIGVDAESGLVHSVVGTAANVADVTQVDQLLHGEETYVSGDAGYTGVEKRPEHQDRQMIWSIAARPSSYKKHAKKSLIGRMRRKIEYAKAQLRAKVEHPFRVIKRQFGYTKVRFRGLLKNTAQQTTLFALSNLWMMRKRLLNAGEVRL from the coding sequence ATGAAGCAGATGTCCTTCGCTGACGCCGAATACGCTGGCAAACGCAAACAAACCCGCCGTGAACGCTTCCTGATCGAGATGGATCAGGTCGTGCCCTGGAATGGCTTGGTCAAACTGATCGAGCCGCACTATCCAACGGGAGAAGGTGGTCGTCCGGCATACCCGTTGATGGCGATGTTGCGGGTTCATCTGATGCAGAACTGGTTCGGTTATAGCGACCCAGCTATGGAAGAATCGCTGTACGAAACTACGATTCTGCGCCAGTTTGCCGGGCTGCATCTGGATCGGATTCCAGACGAAACCACGATCCTCAACTTCCGCAGATTGCTCGAAAAACATGAGCTGGCCGGTGGGATTTTGCAGGTCATCAATGGCTATTTGGGCGACCGTGGTTTGTTGTTGCGCCAAGGCACCGTGGTCGATGCGACGATCATTCATGCGCCGAGTTCGACCAAGAACAAGGACGGCAAACGCGACCCTGAAATGCATCAAACCAAGAAGGGAAATCAATACTATTTCGGGATGAAATCGCACATCGGTGTCGATGCCGAATCCGGTTTGGTGCATAGCGTAGTGGGCACTGCGGCGAATGTGGCGGACGTAACCCAGGTCGATCAGTTACTGCACGGAGAAGAAACTTACGTCTCTGGCGATGCCGGTTACACCGGCGTCGAAAAGCGCCCCGAGCATCAAGATCGCCAAATGATCTGGTCGATTGCTGCGCGGCCCAGCAGCTATAAAAAGCATGCAAAGAAGAGTCTGATCGGGCGCATGCGTCGCAAAATCGAATACGCGAAAGCTCAACTGCGCGCCAAGGTTGAGCATCCGTTTCGAGTAATCAAGCGCCAGTTTGGTTATACGAAAGTACGCTTCCGAGGCCTGCTGAAAAACACTGCGCAGCAGACCACGCTGTTTGCTCTGTCGAACCTGTGGATGATGCGAAAACGATTACTCAATGCAGGAGAGGTACGCCTTTAA
- a CDS encoding ribonucleotide-diphosphate reductase subunit beta — translation MLSWDEFDKTDEAEPAKGANAGHASEAAMDKLDSAGGAAALEARAVSANDSDAIARAKAALDKLDVAEGLAELEGSAARVAVDEKRMINCRADLNQLVPFKYDWAWQKYLDGCANHWMPQEVNMTTDIALWKDPEGLTDDERRIVLRNLGFFSTADSLVANNLVLAVYRLITNPECRQYILRQAFEEAIHTHAYQYCIESLGMDEGEIFNMYHEIPSVAKKAAWGLKYTRSISDPKFETGTVETDKELLRNLIAYYCVLEGIFFYCGFTQILSMGRRNKMTGVAEQFQYILRDESMHLNFGIDVINQIKIENPHLWDAEMKEEATQMILQGTQLEIEYARDTMPRGVLGMNAAMMEDYLKFIANRRLSQIGLKEEYPGTTNPFPWMSEIMDLKKEKNFFETRVIEYQTGGALSWD, via the coding sequence ATGCTGAGCTGGGACGAATTCGACAAGACCGACGAAGCTGAACCCGCCAAAGGCGCCAACGCCGGCCATGCTTCCGAAGCCGCGATGGACAAACTCGACAGCGCCGGTGGTGCTGCTGCGCTTGAAGCCCGCGCCGTCAGCGCAAACGACTCCGACGCCATTGCCCGCGCCAAAGCCGCGCTGGACAAGCTTGACGTCGCCGAAGGTCTTGCCGAACTCGAAGGCTCCGCCGCCCGCGTCGCGGTCGACGAAAAGCGCATGATCAACTGCCGCGCCGACCTCAACCAACTCGTGCCATTTAAGTACGACTGGGCCTGGCAGAAATACCTCGACGGCTGCGCCAACCACTGGATGCCGCAAGAGGTCAACATGACCACGGACATCGCCCTCTGGAAAGACCCGGAAGGCCTGACCGACGACGAGCGCCGCATCGTCCTGCGCAATCTGGGCTTCTTCTCCACCGCCGACTCCCTGGTTGCCAACAACCTCGTGCTGGCCGTGTATCGCCTCATCACCAACCCTGAATGCCGCCAGTACATCCTGCGCCAGGCCTTCGAGGAAGCGATCCACACCCACGCCTACCAGTACTGCATCGAATCGCTGGGCATGGACGAAGGCGAGATCTTCAACATGTACCACGAGATCCCGTCGGTCGCCAAAAAGGCAGCCTGGGGCCTCAAATACACCCGTTCGATCTCCGATCCGAAGTTCGAAACCGGCACCGTCGAAACCGACAAAGAACTGCTGCGCAACCTGATCGCCTACTACTGCGTTCTGGAAGGCATCTTCTTCTACTGCGGCTTCACCCAGATCCTCTCCATGGGTCGCCGCAACAAAATGACCGGCGTCGCAGAACAGTTCCAGTACATCCTGCGTGACGAGTCCATGCACCTGAACTTCGGCATCGACGTGATCAACCAGATCAAAATCGAAAACCCACACCTGTGGGACGCCGAAATGAAGGAAGAAGCAACCCAGATGATCCTGCAAGGGACCCAGCTGGAAATCGAATACGCCCGCGACACCATGCCTCGCGGCGTACTGGGCATGAACGCGGCGATGATGGAGGACTACCTCAAGTTCATCGCGAACCGTCGTTTGAGCCAGATTGGTTTGAAGGAAGAGTACCCAGGGACGACTAACCCGTTCCCATGGATGAGCGAGATCATGGACTTAAAGAAAGAGAAGAACTTCTTTGAGACTCGGGTTATTGAGTACCAGACGGGTGGGGCGTTGAGCTGGGATTGA
- a CDS encoding MvaI/BcnI family restriction endonuclease: MSTDSGTFEHHASSVADILATLSNHQIHRAILKQLPKNANDKNQVYLSTDFGVLADDFALTYKERGASSSEKDASTIGVERSISEAAFDDFSWLRSDGTLSKAKRVKAIIYPQYPEVRLSGFLTIDNSMPSALSVTFTQKFPNAKRLLVLGVRAGGECVGILYTDISDALIEEVKALPANDRAKACKIVEIGKPGINNLLNLLIPFVGVQLPGCRLNKMGSTLPFTGTQVCGYTLEHCLGISSNSDKDGDIFGIELKTHTSKKLTLFTPEPDFGFYAENFAGFMNLFGYVDGDGDMRLTGLHRANIPCSKTGLVLKVTEFRVGADGEWLRNELGERIRFPYDESSALSAKTDVLQVVLLDANGFVAAGWSFARLMNSWGAKHNEVVYIPAEKAVNGNAAQFAAGFTVGVKFSRTVMLCQKTSAERLYKAINDGVIFLDPAPKLHASDASKHKRRAQWRVNDISKAAESLYETVSHVTLPSIRD; this comes from the coding sequence ATGAGTACTGATTCCGGAACATTTGAGCACCACGCTTCTTCTGTCGCAGACATCTTGGCCACATTGTCAAACCATCAAATCCATCGTGCGATTCTGAAGCAGCTCCCAAAGAATGCTAATGATAAGAATCAAGTGTATTTGTCAACTGACTTTGGTGTATTGGCTGATGATTTCGCTTTGACTTACAAGGAGCGTGGGGCGAGTAGCAGTGAAAAGGACGCTTCAACCATCGGCGTCGAACGAAGTATCTCAGAAGCTGCTTTTGATGATTTCTCTTGGTTAAGAAGTGATGGTACTCTCAGCAAGGCTAAGCGTGTAAAGGCGATTATCTATCCCCAATACCCTGAAGTCAGACTCTCCGGATTTTTAACTATCGATAACTCAATGCCTAGTGCGTTGTCTGTAACTTTCACCCAAAAATTTCCTAATGCTAAGAGGCTTTTAGTGTTGGGAGTTAGAGCAGGTGGAGAATGTGTCGGAATCCTATATACAGATATCTCAGATGCTCTCATCGAGGAAGTCAAGGCTCTTCCTGCAAACGATCGGGCCAAGGCCTGTAAAATCGTAGAAATTGGAAAGCCTGGAATAAATAACCTTTTAAATTTACTAATACCGTTTGTTGGGGTGCAGCTGCCAGGTTGCCGACTAAATAAAATGGGATCTACTTTACCATTCACCGGTACTCAGGTTTGCGGATATACCTTGGAACACTGTTTGGGGATTTCTTCAAACTCAGATAAAGACGGCGATATTTTTGGTATCGAACTCAAAACTCACACTAGTAAAAAACTGACGCTCTTCACTCCGGAGCCTGATTTTGGGTTTTACGCGGAAAATTTCGCCGGCTTTATGAACCTGTTCGGTTACGTAGATGGGGATGGTGATATGCGTCTGACGGGGCTCCATAGAGCTAACATCCCGTGTTCAAAAACTGGGCTAGTCCTTAAGGTTACAGAGTTTCGCGTTGGTGCTGATGGTGAATGGCTCCGAAACGAATTAGGTGAAAGAATTCGCTTTCCTTATGATGAGAGCTCTGCATTATCTGCGAAAACGGACGTGCTTCAAGTTGTTCTGTTAGATGCAAACGGATTTGTGGCGGCAGGCTGGAGCTTCGCCCGTCTTATGAACAGCTGGGGTGCGAAGCACAACGAGGTGGTTTACATTCCTGCCGAGAAAGCCGTCAACGGAAACGCCGCTCAGTTTGCCGCGGGATTTACTGTTGGGGTTAAATTTTCTCGGACAGTCATGCTTTGCCAAAAAACCTCTGCAGAAAGGCTATACAAAGCAATTAATGATGGCGTCATTTTTCTAGACCCAGCGCCAAAGTTACATGCGTCAGATGCTTCTAAGCATAAGCGGCGAGCGCAATGGCGTGTTAATGACATTTCGAAAGCTGCGGAGTCGCTTTATGAGACCGTTTCCCATGTCACTCTGCCAAGTATTAGAGACTGA
- a CDS encoding DUF6339 family protein, protein MAIALLPRLKPIGVDTALGRFHETGVNTRSTLNILSDYSDVLSFAPSGGYKTGKAAVDIGHGLKQVAQSAGFPRIGSQSAKAKFDQEAAIYLAQAPELFSGEALRNDVWAFIATVIIPDLVMWRFPGENRSRFAGGNRNTFQRLWMRGKGLDRGCDHADRWGLVKALPEDAMVQIFERPSIASSQRLATAVAECWVSASIAAEKGTMEDIMRRAMKILRIRSEIIDFAYLDTEQLEKAITTIFKDAMSVRSAS, encoded by the coding sequence ATGGCCATCGCACTATTACCTCGTCTGAAGCCAATTGGTGTGGATACCGCTCTCGGACGATTTCATGAAACAGGCGTGAATACCCGATCTACTCTAAATATCCTGTCAGATTATTCGGACGTATTATCGTTTGCTCCCAGCGGCGGTTATAAAACGGGAAAGGCCGCTGTGGATATCGGGCACGGACTAAAGCAGGTCGCACAAAGCGCAGGATTCCCTCGCATAGGCAGCCAAAGCGCCAAGGCCAAGTTCGATCAGGAGGCGGCGATTTACCTTGCTCAGGCACCAGAACTTTTCAGTGGCGAAGCGCTCAGAAATGATGTTTGGGCATTTATTGCAACTGTGATTATCCCTGACTTGGTGATGTGGCGCTTCCCTGGTGAAAACCGTAGCCGATTCGCCGGTGGAAACCGAAATACGTTCCAACGGCTGTGGATGCGCGGTAAAGGGCTCGATCGTGGATGCGACCACGCTGACCGCTGGGGCTTGGTTAAAGCACTGCCCGAAGATGCGATGGTGCAGATCTTCGAAAGACCCTCCATCGCCAGCTCACAGCGGCTTGCGACAGCTGTCGCTGAGTGCTGGGTGAGCGCGTCAATCGCAGCAGAAAAAGGCACGATGGAGGACATCATGCGCAGAGCTATGAAGATTCTTCGTATTCGGAGCGAAATCATCGATTTCGCTTACCTTGATACTGAGCAGCTTGAGAAAGCTATTACGACGATTTTTAAAGATGCGATGTCCGTTCGATCCGCTTCGTGA